The Drosophila sechellia strain sech25 chromosome 2L, ASM438219v1, whole genome shotgun sequence region TATCATTCATTAAGACGTCTGATATCACTCTTAATTCTTATCAGTTCTTATTTGTTTAGTTCACTTGCCGTTGACATAGATGCAACTGAATCACAAGTAATGTATGCGTATTTGCAATTTAATCTAAAATCACATACTTGATCCCACATCTCAGCTCGTCTCGGATTTCCCCTTGACATCCATCAAATCCAAGCGACCCCACTGTGTGCAATCCCACATCAGTGCAGCCACTAACGGGTCAACAGCCCATTTCATGTGATTACTCACAAAACACAGCTCTGGGAGGATAACCTCTCCGATTCGCAGGACCCTTCCCCTAATCACAACGCCAACAAGTCCCTGGGCGCAGGACGCTTGTTATTGTCATTGTTATCAACGCTGTCACTGGAAATGGCGACACCAAAATAGCAACAGCCACAGGAGCAACTGGGACAGGACATTCTGGTTCTGCTGGTCCTGCAGTGTCTCATGTGGGCATATGTTAAACATTTTGACACTTTTGCGCACGGTTTAACCGAAAGCCTCCGACATCCGCTGAACTTTGACACTCTAATGGTAGTTGATGAGGGTTCTCCTGCCTCCGTGGAATTCCAAACTTGGCaactatttaaatttagaaatgCTAGATCCGTATTCGAAAAATCGGTTACAGTTCGCCATATTTGTAGTACACATTGGATTGTGTAATTTGTGTTGTCAGTGCGACGATAATAAGCGAACTGAAATCAACTGCCGACAGAGTTTTACATCGAATTTCCCAATTGTGGGTAGTGGACGGACTAAACCACTTTGGTGGTTCGCATCGAGCTTTGCCGTGGTTGCTATTCGATGATTTTGGGGATAGCACACGGCATGAAGTTATATCGAGACTTAATTAAGTGCCGGGTCCAGAGGACCTAATTCAACTGGGTCCTGGAGCTGGAATGGAAAATGATTGTACGGCGGTTACTAACAAATTCTAACGGATATTGGTTTCGTGTAACAAACTCCTAGTTGATTTTTGGGTtttacatttaaatggaaagaaaaacaaagaaaacagGTGctgaaaaaatgtattttaagcACCACTCTGTGTAACCAATTTATTTCGATGGCTTTATCTACATCTCTGCCGCCTCACAcctaaaaatgattaattttaaaatttcaatGTACTTCGATATAATCTTTGCGTTACTCATCCTCCGCTAAATATCACCTTTAACGTGCAATAAAGAATTATATAGAGACAGTTAATACCCGCGAGACAAAAAGCGGCTGGCTTATCTTAGCCACCACCCCAAAAATTTGTgtgcaaaacaattttcaacTCGCTTCCTTTTGGCTGACGACGAAATTTTCGGGATATACCCAATGTGGGGGAAATGTCTGAATAGGAGCATTTCCCCCACATTGTGTCTGCCAATTTACGTTATCgttttcaaattgaaaatttgcGTAATCacattttaagtgaaaatcgctttgcaaattaaattaaatcgaTTTCTTCAAGACGATAAAATCGGGCTGTGTGAAAATTGTTCTACCAAGAGTTGCAGGGCTTGTAAATATACATTATGGCTTTCTTTTTATTTCCGGTTTGGCACTTGAGCTTTAAGCTCTGAAATATGCATCTGTAGTTTTACTTTGGTGTCATTGCATCTCAAAGACCCATCAACGTCATCAAATCGTTAGTCAAATacgagaaaagaaaaaatatttaagttctTTGCTCTTCGCCCAAGTCTCTCGTGGCAATAAAAATGATGAAGTACTTTGAAAGTACTAGTAGGACTGGGCTGGAAAAAATAAGGGAAGAAGTTAGAAAAGCTTGCATTCCTGGCATATCCTTTAGTTTTTATGCATACCCAACAATGAAAAAAGGGTACATTAAGATTTCGAACGGATTGAATGATTGGGAGTAGTTTTGATTCTTATGACTTAGAATAAatactaaataaatttagaaaaatcATTTCTAGTAAATCAGCTGaactgaaatattaaaatatcttTTACATATTCATCTTTCATACTAGCCTTGAACTTTCAttcaatataaaaaaaaaaaaacaatttataacTTGTGTCCGTAATGTTCAAGTAATTGTAtcatgtatatttattttccaacaATCTTTCTCTTATTTTTGCATCCAGTGGCAGCAGTTAATCCTCAAGGATTCACAATTAAAGAACGTAGGTCTTAGAAGTACTGAAGCTTGCATATGAATCTAAATTGTATATATTCTTAGCAAAATGCTGGTATGTGGCGAACCCTGGACCCTGTGATGATTTTGTAAAAGTCTGGGGCTACGATTATTTGACTAATCGTTGCATTTTCTTCTACTATGGAGGCTGTGGTGGAAATCCAAATCGATTTTATACGAAAGAGGAATGCTTGAAAACATGCCGGGTGTATAGACCTCCAAATCGAAAGAAAAGGGAAGAAAATTTGGACGAAGAAGAGGAGGAAGAGTTTGAGGAAGATATTGACAACTGGGACAAATGGGACAGCGAATGGGACAGGATGGAGCTATGACCATATCAATAGTAAGGGTATTCAAGACCCGCCAGGCCGAATAGACATTGGCTTCAAGTTAACTTTTGATTCGTTGTGCAAACGCATAATTTCAGTTTGAAAGAAAGAACTTCCCGTCGAGTTGGTTGTAATGCGTTTTCTTTTAGCCGTCTCCACTGCATTTTCCATCTTACTTACGACGGCTATATGTATATCTCTCTAGACGTCTGTTTGCTGCCAATCTGGGCGACGGCCATTAAGTCAAACCGTTTGAAGCAATTTGAAAGCTACCCAGACTATgcaacatatatatttttacagACTCCCTGGGTTATTTATCAACAATTTTATGTGGATAGCGATGCGATTCTGACAATTTTTGACATGCaatttgccattttccatCTGGGTGTGGAATTTGGCATTTTCCCGCAGGCTGCAATAAGTTTTGGCAGCGAATGCAGATGAGGCTCATGATGAGATGAACTCGCTATTGTCGATGCCTTGCCCAAATCCCCAGGGAAAATTCGCAACTGTCTGAGGAAGTAAACTTTCTAGTTTCCAGCTCAAATTTATGCGGTGCCGGATAATAGTCACAAAAGAAAATGCCTTGCTAATTGGAAAGAATTTTGTTTGCCCATTCTGTCCTCTTTACATGGACACTGCTCGTTAGGCTTAATTAGCAATCATAAAAGTTGTTCCCAGTTAAATGTCGAACATTCCCATTTGGTCATGTGACACTTTCGTTGCCTGTGGTGTCGGCTGGCAGGACCTGATCCTGAATTGGAGGTGTTCCCAAGCTACCTATTTAACTTTCTGCTCACGTGGCTTTTCCGCTCCATCCCACCTTTGTCAGTCCCCCAAGACTTTTATGACTGATTATGTTGTGTTTCGGCCATTTAATTGCCACTTGGCTCTGGATGTGACTACTTTTATGGTTAATGAGCAACTTGTGGTAATTTAGGGGGCTCGGGAGCTACAAGGATCAGGTGTGCAGACAATGTCTGGGTTTGATGGTCGAGCCAATTAAATGGGTAATATAAGAAGAAGGCGGGTGGAGgacatataaattaaaaagaattgCGTTGAACTTCGTCCAAAGGCGAGGACTTCGAAATAGTTTTGGTTTTCTAAACAATGAAACGCAaagttataataataattttacaTATAAAGGTTAATTTTCCATAAAGTCAACTAGAAATGTTTTTCGGTTTATTTAACGCTTATCTTTTGATATGTAAATCAACAACATCCAACTCTGACATCATCTGTTGCTGGTGTCCAACATCATTTGACTGTTCTGTCAGTTCAACGATTTGAAAAATCGTtcacaataaattaaatttcagaCAGACTTGTTTCCGTCTCGACACTCGAGCTGATAATTTAAATAGGTCAAATATGCATTTAATTTCCGCACGAATGAAATAAATTTGTCTGGAGCTTTGTAAGCGCTCTGCCTCTCGTTCTTCCAGCCCCAGTGCCTCCAGCTGTCAAATACATAAAGCACAAGCAAAGTGTGCCTGGCTGACTGACTCGCAGCGAATGTCCTGCCCTCCTACCAGATCCTTGCCATTTCCCACTGCTCTCGAGCTCAAGAGAACACGTGTTCGGGCCACCTTCCGCCTCGACCATGGACTGCTCCGTA contains the following coding sequences:
- the LOC6611783 gene encoding kunitz-type serine protease inhibitor PILP-2, whose amino-acid sequence is MYIYFPTIFLLFLHPVAAVNPQGFTIKEPKCWYVANPGPCDDFVKVWGYDYLTNRCIFFYYGGCGGNPNRFYTKEECLKTCRVYRPPNRKKREENLDEEEEEEFEEDIDNWDKWDSEWDRMEL